In Flagellatimonas centrodinii, a single window of DNA contains:
- the minD gene encoding septum site-determining protein MinD, whose protein sequence is MTKIVVVTSGKGGVGKTTTSASFATGLAQRGKKTVVIDFDVGLRNLDLIMGCERRVVFDFVNVIQGEATLRQAMIKDKQNPNLYILAASQTRDKDALTVEGVEKVLNDLRSEGFDYVVCDSPAGIERGAHLAMYFADEALVVTNPEVSSVRDSDRVLGLLASKTRLVEKGNGRVKEHLVLTRYNPVRVAKGEMLSVEDVKEILAIPLLGVVPESQAVLTSSNAGTPVISQLESDAGQAYDDIIARFLGEERPMRFINAEKKGFLGKLFGG, encoded by the coding sequence GTGACCAAGATCGTTGTAGTGACCTCCGGCAAGGGTGGGGTCGGCAAGACCACCACCAGTGCCTCGTTTGCCACCGGGCTGGCCCAGCGCGGCAAGAAGACGGTGGTGATCGACTTCGATGTCGGCCTGCGCAATCTCGACCTGATCATGGGCTGCGAGCGGCGCGTGGTGTTCGATTTCGTCAATGTCATCCAGGGCGAGGCAACCCTTCGCCAGGCCATGATCAAGGACAAGCAGAACCCCAACCTCTACATCCTCGCGGCCAGTCAGACCCGCGACAAGGATGCGTTGACGGTTGAGGGTGTCGAGAAAGTGCTCAACGACCTGCGCTCGGAAGGGTTCGACTATGTCGTCTGTGATTCGCCGGCCGGCATCGAGCGCGGCGCCCATCTGGCGATGTACTTCGCCGACGAGGCGTTGGTGGTGACCAACCCCGAAGTGTCGTCGGTCCGCGATTCCGATCGCGTGCTCGGGCTGCTGGCCAGCAAGACGCGTCTGGTCGAGAAGGGCAATGGACGGGTCAAGGAGCATCTGGTGCTCACCCGTTACAACCCGGTGCGGGTGGCGAAAGGGGAGATGCTCTCGGTGGAGGACGTCAAGGAAATCCTCGCCATCCCCCTGCTCGGCGTGGTCCCGGAGTCGCAAGCGGTGTTGACCTCCTCCAACGCCGGTACGCCGGTGATCTCGCAGCTGGAGAGCGATGCCGGCCAAGCCTATGACGACATCATCGCGCGCTTCCTCGGAGAAGAGCGGCCGATGCGTTTCATCAATGCCGAGAAGAAAGGTTTCCTCGGCAAGCTGTTTGGAGGTTGA
- the minE gene encoding cell division topological specificity factor MinE, with amino-acid sequence MDWLKLFRVEPKNTANLAKERLKVVVAHQRDGRANGPAYLPRLRQEILDVVRKYVQVPDSAVQVNVQNEDGLEVLEMNIALPEA; translated from the coding sequence ATGGACTGGCTCAAACTGTTCCGCGTTGAACCGAAGAACACGGCGAACCTTGCCAAGGAACGCCTCAAGGTGGTCGTCGCCCATCAGCGCGATGGCCGTGCCAATGGCCCCGCCTACCTGCCGCGCCTGCGGCAGGAAATTCTCGACGTGGTGCGCAAATATGTGCAGGTGCCCGATTCTGCCGTGCAGGTGAACGTGCAGAATGAAGACGGGCTGGAAGTGCTGGAAATGAACATCGCCCTGCCGGAGGCCTGA
- a CDS encoding flavin-containing monooxygenase, which translates to MNTPTFDVLIIGAGLSGIGTACHLARDCPGKQVVILERRDAIGGTWDLFRYPGIRSDSDMFSFGFNFRPWNELKVLADGPSIRRYVTDTAREYGIDKKIQFGLKTTSAEWSSDLGCWTVTALHEASGETRTFRARYLVGATGYYNYDQGFLPHFPGVEQFKGQCIHPQHWPEGLDYRGKRVVVIGSGATAVTLVPAMADDAAHVTMLQRSPSYIFSVPGFDKLSAVLRKVLPEKWVYAMARKRNILIQRWLYIASKRWPDKVRSWLLSNVKKQIGDKVDMKHFTPSYMPWDERLCAVPDADLFKALRSGKASVVTDHIDTFTETGIRLKSGEHLDADIIVTATGLQIQVLGGTELRVDGETRAVSDLMTYKGVLMQNVPNMAWIFGYTNAPWTLKADIASRYVCRLLNHMDQNGIAVATPRASDDSMTDENIFGALGSGYVQRARNTLPKQGRDLPWRVLHHYERDTQMLVEQPIEDGLLELTPAGAGQSRPTAALAA; encoded by the coding sequence ATGAACACCCCCACATTCGATGTGCTGATCATCGGTGCCGGTCTGTCCGGCATTGGCACCGCCTGTCACCTGGCGCGGGACTGTCCTGGCAAGCAGGTGGTGATCCTGGAGCGTCGCGACGCCATCGGCGGTACGTGGGACCTGTTCCGCTACCCGGGCATCCGCTCCGATTCCGACATGTTCAGTTTCGGTTTCAATTTCCGCCCCTGGAACGAACTGAAAGTGCTGGCTGACGGGCCGTCGATCCGTCGGTACGTGACCGATACGGCGCGCGAATACGGCATCGACAAGAAGATCCAGTTCGGGCTCAAGACCACCAGCGCCGAATGGTCGAGCGACCTTGGATGCTGGACCGTCACCGCCCTGCATGAGGCCAGCGGTGAAACACGGACGTTCCGCGCCCGATACCTCGTCGGAGCCACCGGCTACTACAACTACGACCAGGGCTTTCTGCCGCATTTCCCGGGGGTCGAGCAGTTCAAGGGCCAGTGCATCCATCCGCAACACTGGCCGGAGGGGCTCGACTACCGCGGCAAGCGCGTGGTCGTCATCGGTAGCGGTGCCACCGCCGTCACCCTGGTGCCGGCCATGGCCGACGATGCCGCCCACGTCACCATGCTGCAACGCTCGCCGTCCTACATCTTCTCGGTGCCCGGCTTCGACAAACTGTCGGCGGTGCTGCGCAAGGTGCTGCCAGAAAAATGGGTCTACGCGATGGCGCGCAAGCGCAACATCCTGATCCAGCGCTGGCTCTATATCGCCTCCAAGCGCTGGCCGGACAAGGTGCGCAGCTGGCTGTTGTCGAACGTGAAAAAGCAGATCGGCGACAAGGTCGACATGAAGCATTTCACGCCGAGTTACATGCCTTGGGACGAGCGCCTGTGTGCGGTCCCCGATGCCGACCTGTTCAAGGCGCTCCGCAGTGGCAAGGCCTCGGTGGTCACCGACCACATCGACACCTTCACCGAAACCGGCATTCGCCTGAAGTCCGGCGAGCACCTGGACGCCGACATCATCGTCACCGCCACCGGCCTGCAGATCCAGGTGCTGGGCGGCACCGAACTGCGGGTGGATGGCGAGACACGCGCCGTCAGCGACCTGATGACCTACAAGGGCGTGCTGATGCAGAACGTGCCCAACATGGCCTGGATTTTCGGGTACACCAATGCACCATGGACCCTGAAGGCCGACATCGCTTCACGCTATGTCTGTCGGCTGCTCAACCATATGGACCAGAACGGTATCGCCGTCGCCACCCCGCGCGCCAGCGATGACAGCATGACGGACGAGAACATCTTTGGCGCACTCGGTTCCGGTTACGTGCAGCGGGCCCGGAACACCCTGCCCAAACAGGGCCGGGACTTGCCGTGGCGGGTGCTGCATCACTACGAACGCGATACCCAGATGCTGGTCGAACAACCCATCGAAGACGGCCTGCTGGAGCTCACCCCGGCCGGCGCCGGTCAGAGCCGCCCTACTGCGGCACTCGCCGCCTGA
- a CDS encoding AraC family transcriptional regulator translates to MSTMVRASGLRGYETQMWQLGVDPASLLQRYRIAPGTLDDDDALLPLRSVLHLLEASAATTGCGDFGLRLSHNQDITVLGPVAIAMQHAPTVASALDTASRYLFVHSPGMVMTVLPVSSWLPGAAEMRFEIRAPGQGGQRQALDICLGDVHHMLEFLAGGEYGLKAVTLPHTPVASLSHYTRFFGVPVHPAQAFGGLHFARETLAINLQAANVALRRIAEAYLATHFGDPEQSVAARVRQALQRTLSTAGGSKAAVANLLGMHPRTLQRHLAAERVSFEALRDDLRRDTALRYLRETRMPLAQLSGVLGLSEQSALTRACRRWFGRPPSAVRRGA, encoded by the coding sequence ATGTCGACCATGGTGCGTGCCAGCGGTTTGCGGGGCTATGAGACCCAGATGTGGCAGCTCGGGGTTGACCCTGCGTCGCTGCTGCAACGGTATCGAATTGCCCCCGGCACACTCGATGACGATGACGCCCTGCTGCCGCTGCGCTCGGTGTTGCACCTGCTGGAGGCGAGCGCCGCAACCACCGGCTGTGGAGATTTCGGCCTGCGGTTGTCGCATAACCAGGACATCACCGTGCTCGGCCCGGTGGCCATCGCCATGCAACATGCGCCCACCGTGGCCAGCGCGCTCGACACCGCCTCGCGATACCTGTTCGTGCACAGCCCCGGCATGGTGATGACCGTGTTGCCGGTCAGCAGCTGGCTGCCAGGAGCGGCCGAGATGCGTTTCGAAATCCGTGCGCCGGGGCAGGGTGGGCAACGGCAGGCGCTGGATATCTGTCTGGGGGATGTCCACCACATGCTCGAATTCCTCGCCGGCGGGGAATACGGCCTGAAGGCCGTGACCCTGCCACACACGCCGGTGGCATCGCTGTCGCATTACACCCGTTTCTTTGGAGTGCCGGTGCATCCGGCACAGGCATTCGGTGGTTTGCATTTCGCGCGGGAAACACTGGCCATCAACCTGCAGGCGGCGAATGTCGCGCTGCGTCGCATCGCCGAGGCTTACCTGGCGACCCACTTCGGCGATCCGGAACAGTCGGTGGCGGCGCGGGTGCGCCAGGCCCTGCAGCGTACCCTCAGCACAGCCGGCGGCAGCAAGGCGGCGGTGGCGAATCTGCTGGGGATGCACCCGCGCACCCTGCAGCGGCATCTCGCGGCGGAGCGGGTCAGCTTCGAGGCACTACGCGATGATCTGCGCCGCGACACCGCCCTGCGCTATCTGCGTGAGACGCGGATGCCGTTGGCGCAGCTGTCCGGGGTGCTGGGGCTGTCGGAGCAGTCTGCGCTGACACGCGCCTGTCGTCGATGGTTCGGTCGGCCGCCGTCGGCCGTGCGGCGTGGCGCGTGA
- a CDS encoding alpha/beta hydrolase — MPFPTNTPMRQVPDDYFPAGSDRWFTLPSGPNAGATLFYYDVTIGNTPPVTTVLLVHGNPECSYTWRHVRDTLVDRQLPCRIIAVDHQGFGLSDQARFEMVDMHHADQLAQLVRHLDLQDITLVVHDWGGPIGIGALIDMPERVRHLVVGNSTVFPMPGDGYTYRNYPYRLLPWCHTATLIPAAWWGAVAAYVVSHARPQPMQRFITGFGRMLGRALNGSLTREIDSPEAVWCAQFGSRINQRASQRHVRQTPVWGHGYRYHVPSLGVQDNHAFYRNIQDRIGTVWGPAGQSIGVAGFFGGWDPCGKDSVIAQWQSALPQMTVHRYPDVGHFVEEVKGPEIAAGIIRLATGG, encoded by the coding sequence ATGCCGTTCCCCACCAACACCCCGATGCGTCAGGTCCCTGACGATTACTTCCCGGCCGGCAGTGACCGCTGGTTCACCCTGCCATCGGGGCCGAATGCCGGCGCCACCCTGTTTTACTACGACGTCACGATCGGCAACACGCCACCGGTCACCACGGTACTGCTGGTGCATGGCAACCCCGAGTGCTCCTACACCTGGCGCCACGTCCGCGACACGCTGGTTGACCGCCAACTGCCGTGCCGCATCATCGCGGTCGATCATCAGGGCTTCGGCCTGTCGGACCAGGCCCGCTTCGAGATGGTCGACATGCACCATGCCGATCAGCTGGCCCAACTGGTGCGACATCTCGACCTGCAGGACATCACCCTGGTCGTGCATGACTGGGGAGGACCGATCGGTATTGGTGCGCTGATCGACATGCCGGAACGGGTCCGCCACCTGGTCGTGGGCAACAGTACCGTCTTTCCGATGCCTGGCGATGGTTACACCTACCGCAACTACCCCTACCGGCTGCTGCCCTGGTGTCATACGGCAACGCTGATCCCCGCTGCCTGGTGGGGCGCGGTCGCGGCGTATGTGGTGTCCCATGCACGGCCACAGCCGATGCAACGCTTTATCACCGGTTTCGGCCGCATGCTGGGGCGTGCGCTCAACGGCTCCCTGACGCGGGAAATCGACAGCCCCGAAGCGGTCTGGTGTGCCCAGTTCGGCAGTCGCATCAATCAACGCGCCAGCCAGCGTCACGTTCGACAAACGCCGGTCTGGGGACATGGCTACCGCTATCACGTGCCGTCATTGGGCGTGCAGGACAACCATGCGTTCTACCGCAATATCCAGGACCGCATCGGAACGGTCTGGGGGCCGGCCGGGCAGTCCATCGGCGTCGCCGGTTTCTTTGGCGGATGGGATCCCTGTGGCAAGGACAGCGTGATCGCCCAATGGCAGTCGGCGCTGCCGCAAATGACGGTCCACCGCTACCCCGATGTCGGCCACTTCGTCGAAGAGGTGAAGGGGCCCGAGATCGCCGCCGGAATCATCCGCCTTGCAACAGGCGGCTGA
- a CDS encoding antibiotic biosynthesis monooxygenase family protein — translation MKYIFEVRVIPPYTVAEYAEAWIEASRIIQQTPGALGTELHRKIGSDDTLLAIAHWQSKAHRDAKDDGRDARVRSILERHARTCEIRLIGEFEAPEWRVMPPGDDDVGG, via the coding sequence ATGAAATATATCTTTGAGGTTCGCGTGATTCCGCCGTACACGGTGGCCGAGTATGCCGAGGCCTGGATCGAAGCCAGCCGCATCATTCAGCAGACGCCAGGCGCGCTGGGGACCGAGCTGCACCGCAAGATTGGCAGCGACGACACCCTGCTGGCGATCGCCCACTGGCAGTCCAAGGCGCACCGCGATGCCAAGGACGATGGCCGCGACGCGCGCGTGCGCAGCATTCTCGAGCGCCACGCACGTACCTGCGAGATTCGTCTGATTGGCGAGTTCGAGGCGCCGGAGTGGCGCGTCATGCCGCCCGGGGATGACGACGTCGGAGGCTGA
- a CDS encoding GDYXXLXY domain-containing protein, producing MRTRWLLVLLGLLCIGQWSVPGALILKHQRTLSDGTAYAFRTAPVDPEDPFRGRYVALDFAAAERAATSTAPLPHDVPLYAAITVDAQGFAQLGEPASTPPAQGDWLPVRVTWQGEGRVRLQLPFDRFYLDEALAPEAERRYREADQGPASRADATYVMVRVRDGHAVIEMLYLNGRPVHVDLAGAIAGR from the coding sequence ATGAGAACACGATGGCTGCTGGTGCTGCTCGGCCTGCTCTGCATCGGCCAATGGTCGGTCCCGGGCGCCTTGATCCTGAAACACCAACGGACGTTGTCGGACGGCACGGCATACGCCTTTCGCACCGCGCCGGTCGACCCCGAGGATCCGTTTCGAGGCCGGTACGTGGCACTGGATTTCGCCGCTGCGGAGCGGGCGGCCACGTCGACCGCTCCCTTGCCGCACGACGTGCCCCTGTATGCCGCCATAACGGTGGATGCCCAGGGGTTTGCCCAGCTGGGCGAACCTGCGTCCACGCCGCCCGCGCAGGGTGATTGGCTTCCGGTCAGGGTTACCTGGCAGGGCGAGGGCCGGGTCCGGCTACAGCTGCCCTTCGATCGTTTCTACCTCGATGAAGCGCTGGCCCCGGAAGCCGAGCGACGCTATCGCGAAGCCGACCAAGGCCCCGCCAGTCGGGCCGACGCCACCTATGTGATGGTTCGTGTCCGCGACGGTCATGCCGTGATCGAGATGCTTTACCTGAATGGACGCCCGGTCCATGTCGACCTCGCCGGGGCGATCGCTGGTCGCTGA
- a CDS encoding DUF2157 domain-containing protein gives MSTGPQWLLEQLPTLQRDGIVNAETAQRLRAHYATAAAATQTSSWGRVLSATLGGLLIGLGVILLVAHNWDSWPRALRVTVSLAPLLAGQLACIWALTRARGDVGWQEGAAAFTATAFAAALALVGQLYHFPGDLDRYLLTCTLAALPLVYLLNASTVAVLCAAAITVWAARAPAASPLTVLLLLSTLAPHVVLAWRRDRGAPRSLILLGITVPLGFVAILACLHDPGRLSWLWLAEFSALLWLINLHDEPPGWRRPLPSYGLLGLATVALSAGFTDFWQPSRLPPVGDAAGESWLLLGAVLALLLWLMQRALRADQWLRAGGGLPALLLWLTLMFDPAPYAGPLALLSNLYLAVLGIALIRHGVQTQRLRTAHAGLLLLAALILARFFDSDWSFTIRGIAFMVIGAGCLAISRWLRQRVTTP, from the coding sequence ATGAGCACGGGGCCACAATGGTTGCTTGAACAGCTGCCGACGCTGCAGCGAGACGGCATCGTCAACGCCGAGACGGCCCAGCGGCTGCGGGCACACTACGCGACTGCGGCTGCGGCCACGCAAACGTCCAGCTGGGGCCGGGTCCTCAGTGCCACCCTGGGCGGCCTGCTGATTGGCCTGGGCGTGATTCTTCTGGTGGCCCACAACTGGGACAGCTGGCCACGGGCCCTGCGGGTCACCGTCAGCCTCGCGCCGCTGCTGGCCGGTCAACTGGCCTGCATCTGGGCCCTTACCCGGGCGCGCGGCGACGTCGGGTGGCAGGAGGGTGCGGCAGCGTTCACCGCCACCGCCTTTGCCGCCGCGCTGGCGCTGGTGGGCCAGCTCTATCACTTTCCGGGTGATCTCGACCGTTACCTGCTGACCTGTACGCTGGCTGCACTGCCACTGGTCTATCTCCTCAATGCAAGCACGGTTGCGGTGCTGTGCGCGGCCGCGATTACTGTCTGGGCAGCGCGTGCACCCGCGGCTTCGCCGCTGACCGTGCTGCTGTTGCTGTCGACGCTGGCACCGCACGTGGTGCTGGCCTGGCGCCGTGATCGCGGAGCGCCGCGCAGCCTGATCCTGCTGGGCATCACGGTCCCGCTCGGCTTTGTCGCCATCCTCGCGTGCCTGCACGACCCGGGGCGTTTGAGCTGGCTGTGGCTGGCCGAATTCTCGGCCCTGCTCTGGCTGATCAACCTGCATGACGAGCCGCCCGGGTGGCGACGTCCGCTGCCCAGCTACGGACTGTTGGGGCTGGCCACCGTCGCCCTGAGTGCCGGCTTCACCGATTTCTGGCAACCGTCACGCCTGCCGCCGGTGGGAGATGCCGCGGGCGAGAGCTGGCTGCTGCTCGGTGCCGTGCTCGCCTTGCTGCTGTGGCTGATGCAACGCGCCCTGCGCGCCGACCAATGGCTGCGCGCCGGCGGCGGCCTGCCCGCCCTGCTGCTGTGGCTGACCCTGATGTTTGACCCTGCTCCCTATGCCGGCCCGTTGGCGCTGCTGTCGAATCTCTACCTGGCAGTCCTCGGCATCGCGTTGATCCGCCATGGGGTACAGACCCAGCGGTTGCGAACGGCACACGCCGGCCTGCTGCTGTTGGCGGCGCTGATCCTCGCACGCTTCTTCGACAGCGACTGGTCATTCACGATCCGGGGAATCGCCTTCATGGTTATCGGCGCTGGCTGCCTGGCGATCAGCCGGTGGCTGCGGCAGCGGGTTACAACCCCATGA
- a CDS encoding DMT family transporter has protein sequence MPTPRPVSTQRHVAEGLMLAIVGAVCFSAKAIVAKLLYLEGLDAVAVLGLRMLLAAPFFIVVAIWTWQRTPRLRAGDLWRCLGLGLIGYYASSMLDFMGLQYITAGLERLILFLTPSFVLLLNRLVFKRRVSSSQWASLGLAYTGIVLVFQHDVALGGDQVALGAALVLCSAFTYAIYLLLSGELLQRVGTLRLVALAMTASSIAALVQYALLRPFPSLFEQSLPIWRLSLLNATLCTVLPVFLTMMAVARIGAGTAAQTGMVGPVSTLFLGAWLLGEPISGLQLAGSALVIGGIVLMGLRRPVATSTARPTVVR, from the coding sequence ATGCCGACACCCCGCCCCGTTTCAACGCAGCGCCATGTTGCCGAAGGCCTGATGCTGGCCATCGTCGGCGCGGTCTGCTTTTCTGCCAAGGCGATCGTTGCCAAGCTGCTGTACCTCGAGGGGCTGGATGCGGTCGCGGTCCTTGGGCTGCGCATGCTGCTGGCCGCACCGTTCTTCATCGTCGTCGCGATCTGGACCTGGCAGCGGACCCCCCGCTTGCGGGCCGGTGACCTGTGGCGCTGCCTCGGCCTGGGCCTGATCGGTTACTACGCCTCCAGCATGCTCGATTTCATGGGCCTGCAGTACATTACCGCCGGCCTGGAGCGCCTGATTCTGTTTCTCACGCCGAGCTTCGTGCTCCTGCTCAATCGACTGGTCTTCAAGCGCCGTGTCAGCAGCAGCCAGTGGGCCTCGCTGGGGCTGGCCTATACCGGCATCGTGCTGGTGTTCCAGCACGATGTGGCACTGGGCGGGGATCAGGTTGCGTTGGGCGCGGCACTGGTGCTGTGTAGCGCGTTTACCTATGCGATCTACCTGCTGCTGTCCGGCGAACTGCTCCAACGGGTCGGCACCTTGCGGCTGGTGGCGCTGGCGATGACGGCCTCCAGCATCGCGGCACTGGTGCAATATGCGCTGCTGCGGCCGTTCCCGAGTCTGTTCGAACAAAGCCTTCCCATTTGGCGACTGTCGCTACTGAACGCGACGCTGTGTACGGTATTGCCCGTGTTCCTGACCATGATGGCGGTCGCCCGCATCGGCGCCGGTACCGCCGCCCAGACCGGCATGGTCGGCCCGGTTTCCACCCTGTTTCTCGGCGCCTGGCTGCTGGGAGAGCCGATCTCAGGGCTGCAACTGGCAGGCTCGGCGCTGGTGATTGGTGGCATCGTGCTGATGGGCCTGAGGCGTCCGGTGGCGACGTCGACAGCGCGACCGACCGTCGTCAGATAA
- a CDS encoding NTF2 fold immunity protein: MNRFHPRIARGILCCLLLVGMAAPAHADSPAVAPAWSLQTPAGETVRFPEDAGGRPSVLMFWPSWCPYSRALQPYVQRIWEDYRDQGVNVWTLNIKEVADPVETLRERGLSFPLLLKADALMHPYGIERTPWLVVVDGDNRIVYTRPANPPTPIDVAKAVRRTLNDLLGPDHAVPLPTRYPPPYDLHLKSAKDVMDRPVPAVIPEEAWLPWVTDYLSGVGHDERVDGVAPRGSIAGGKTAIAIARDLWAASYGDDATRRQAPYRAFRKNNYWVVVGVGDDQALGEGMVLVLTRDRGEVVRIQWAEPPR, from the coding sequence ATGAATCGGTTCCACCCCCGTATCGCACGCGGCATCCTGTGTTGTCTGCTCCTCGTCGGCATGGCCGCCCCAGCCCACGCTGACAGCCCTGCCGTCGCGCCCGCCTGGTCGCTGCAGACACCGGCGGGCGAAACCGTCCGCTTTCCCGAAGATGCCGGTGGTCGCCCCAGCGTCCTGATGTTCTGGCCGTCCTGGTGTCCGTACAGCCGCGCCCTGCAGCCTTACGTGCAGCGCATCTGGGAGGACTACCGCGATCAGGGCGTCAATGTCTGGACCCTCAACATCAAGGAAGTGGCCGACCCGGTGGAAACCCTGCGCGAACGCGGTCTGAGTTTTCCGCTGCTGCTGAAAGCCGATGCCTTGATGCACCCCTACGGCATTGAACGTACCCCGTGGCTGGTGGTGGTCGATGGTGACAACCGCATCGTCTATACCCGCCCCGCCAATCCGCCGACCCCGATCGATGTTGCCAAGGCGGTACGGCGCACACTCAACGACCTGCTGGGGCCCGACCACGCGGTGCCGCTGCCGACCCGCTATCCGCCCCCCTATGACCTGCACCTGAAATCGGCCAAGGACGTCATGGATCGTCCCGTACCCGCCGTCATTCCGGAGGAGGCGTGGCTGCCCTGGGTCACCGATTACCTGTCCGGGGTCGGCCACGACGAGCGGGTCGACGGCGTGGCCCCGCGCGGGTCCATCGCGGGGGGCAAAACCGCCATCGCCATCGCACGGGATCTGTGGGCCGCCTCCTATGGTGACGACGCGACCCGACGGCAGGCGCCCTATCGCGCGTTCCGCAAGAACAACTACTGGGTGGTGGTCGGGGTCGGCGATGACCAGGCGCTGGGTGAGGGCATGGTGCTGGTGCTGACCCGCGATCGCGGGGAGGTCGTGCGGATACAGTGGGCCGAGCCCCCCCGCTGA
- a CDS encoding cold-shock protein, whose protein sequence is MSTVSTGTVKWFNDAKGFGFITPSEGGEDLFAHFKEIQGTGFKSLTEGQKVEYKAARGPKGMQATQIRPL, encoded by the coding sequence ATGAGCACAGTTTCGACCGGTACCGTGAAGTGGTTCAATGACGCCAAGGGCTTCGGGTTCATCACCCCGTCCGAAGGCGGCGAAGACCTTTTCGCGCATTTCAAGGAAATCCAGGGCACGGGCTTCAAGAGCCTGACCGAAGGCCAGAAGGTGGAATACAAAGCCGCCCGTGGCCCGAAGGGCATGCAGGCGACGCAGATTCGCCCGCTCTAA
- a CDS encoding DUF4169 family protein has product MADLLNFNRARKRKARATAERQAAENRIRFGRTPAEKQREEDAQALAERQLQQHRREPDDR; this is encoded by the coding sequence ATGGCCGATCTGCTCAATTTCAACCGGGCCCGGAAACGGAAGGCCCGCGCCACCGCCGAGCGGCAGGCGGCGGAAAACCGTATCCGCTTCGGCCGCACGCCAGCCGAGAAGCAACGCGAAGAGGACGCGCAGGCGCTCGCCGAGCGACAACTGCAGCAGCATCGACGCGAGCCGGACGACCGCTGA
- a CDS encoding DUF2946 family protein translates to MDDTVRRALARWPNVPDLYGWLSLDRRGRWRIQGELISRPQILDLFDRRYQCDARGAWFIQNGPQRGFVDLEATPFILTVAAEGGWVAHTGQAAGMVRAVYLDDEGAVVLDTALGAGLVAESDLPSALECLVDADGAPINEAALEDALRVPSGQPTTLRWRQAGEEWAVRRIDRQDLPTALGFIQSPAPATAKPGKSHH, encoded by the coding sequence ATGGATGACACGGTTCGCCGGGCACTCGCGCGCTGGCCGAATGTCCCGGATCTCTATGGATGGCTGTCGCTGGACCGGCGGGGGCGGTGGCGCATCCAGGGCGAGCTGATCAGCCGACCGCAGATCCTCGACCTGTTCGACCGTCGTTACCAATGTGATGCGCGCGGTGCCTGGTTCATCCAGAACGGCCCGCAACGAGGTTTCGTCGACCTGGAGGCAACCCCCTTCATCCTGACGGTGGCTGCAGAGGGTGGGTGGGTTGCGCACACCGGGCAGGCGGCCGGCATGGTGCGTGCCGTCTACCTCGATGACGAAGGGGCGGTGGTACTGGATACCGCCTTGGGTGCCGGGCTGGTCGCCGAGAGCGACCTGCCGTCGGCATTGGAATGTCTGGTGGATGCCGATGGCGCGCCGATCAACGAGGCGGCGCTGGAGGATGCGTTGCGGGTTCCCAGCGGACAGCCCACCACGCTGCGGTGGCGTCAGGCGGGGGAGGAGTGGGCGGTCAGGCGCATTGACCGCCAGGACCTGCCGACCGCACTGGGGTTCATCCAGTCCCCGGCGCCGGCCACCGCCAAACCCGGAAAATCACACCACTGA
- a CDS encoding HIT family protein, with protein sequence MLTIFDRIISGDLPASFVHQDSHCVSFMDINPISSGHVLVVPRLSVATLDALPPEICAHLWRTAQRIGAAQRIGLGSAAQHLLINDGKAASQSVPHVHIHVVPRYRGDTLRTLGRMLWHVTTLTLPRPERIIPRQRLDAQAAAIATALQGT encoded by the coding sequence ATGCTGACCATATTCGACCGCATCATCAGCGGAGACCTGCCGGCCAGCTTCGTCCATCAGGATTCGCATTGCGTGTCGTTCATGGACATCAACCCGATCTCGTCCGGCCATGTGCTGGTGGTGCCTCGGCTGTCGGTCGCCACGCTGGATGCCCTGCCCCCCGAGATCTGTGCACACCTCTGGCGAACCGCCCAGCGGATCGGGGCAGCGCAACGCATCGGCCTCGGTAGCGCCGCCCAGCATCTGCTGATCAACGACGGCAAGGCTGCCAGCCAGAGCGTGCCGCATGTGCATATTCATGTGGTGCCGCGATACCGCGGTGACACCCTGCGCACGCTCGGGCGCATGCTGTGGCATGTCACCACGCTGACGCTGCCACGGCCCGAGCGGATCATCCCGCGGCAGCGGCTCGACGCTCAGGCGGCGGCGATCGCCACCGCCTTGCAAGGCACCTGA